One region of Zingiber officinale cultivar Zhangliang chromosome 7B, Zo_v1.1, whole genome shotgun sequence genomic DNA includes:
- the LOC122005944 gene encoding butanoate--CoA ligase AAE1-like, with the protein MEGSIKSPANYVPLSPISFLERAAVVYAERASVVYGTTSYTWKQTRDRCLKLASALFSLGVSRGDVVAVLAANIPAMYDLHFGVPMAGAVLCTLNTRHDSAMVSTLLEHSESKVLFVDSHLLDIVQGALKLLAKSNAKLPTIIIISDLTDADGALGGVDRSTILEYETLLRDASPNFQIQWPIDECDPISINYTSGTTSRPKGVIYSHRGGYLNAIATILFNDITTMPIYLWTVPMFHCNGWCLPWGIAAQGGTNICLRNVTAKAIFDSIYLHKVTHLGGAPTILNMIINSPISERKPLPGRVGMMTGAAPPPPHVMSKMEELGFHITHAYGLTETYGPATVCTWKPEWDALPLEERVRLKARQGLHHIGMEEVDVKDPATMKSLPADGKTIGEVMFRGNTVMNGYCKDLKATMEAMSGGWYHSGDLGVRQPDGYIQLKDRSKDIIISGGENISSIEVESVLFSHPAVLEAAVVARPDDYWGETPCAFVKLKDDVNITAEEIIKFCRARLPHYMAPRTVVFEDLPKTSTGKTQKFLLREKAKAMGTIFWKGGSKL; encoded by the exons ATGGAGGGCAGCATCAAGAGCCCGGCGAACTACGTGCCGCTTTCGCCGATAAGCTTCCTGGAGCGCGCCGCCGTCGTCTACGCCGAGCGCGCCTCGGTCGTGTACGGCACCACTTCCTATACATGGAAGCAGACTCGCGACCGGTGCCTCAAGCTCGCCTCCGCCCTCTTCTCCCTCGGGGTTTCTCGTGGAGACGTT GTTGCTGTACTTGCTGCAAATATTCCTGCGATGTATGATCTACATTTTGGAGTCCCTATGGCTGGTGCTGTGCTCTGCACTCTCAATACACGGCATGACTCAGCAATGGTCTCCACATTACTTGAGCATTCAGAGTCGAAAGTCTTATTTGTGGATTCTCACCTTCTTGACATTGTCCAAGGGGCACTAAAGCTTCTTGCCAAATCAAATGCCAAGCTTCCTACAATCATCATAATCTCAGATTTGACTGACGCTGATGGTGCATTGGGTGGTGTCGATAGATCAACTATTCTAGAATATGAGACTCTTCTGCGAGATGCCTCTCCTAACTTTCAGATTCAATGGCCTATTGACGAATGTGATCCAATCTCGATAAACTATACTTCTGGCACTACATCAAGGCCTAAAGGAGTCATCTACAGTCACAGAGGTGGATACCTGAATGCAATTGCGACAATTCTTTTCAATGATATCACAACAATGCCAATATATCTATGGACAGTGCCTATGTTCCATTGCAATGGGTGGTGCCTTCCATGGGGCATAGCAGCTCAAGGTGGCACCAATATCTGCCTGAGAAATGTTACAGCAAAGGCCATATTTGACAGCATTTATCTTCACAAGGTTACCCATCTGGGTGGAGCGCCGACAATCCTCAACATGATCATAAATTCTCCAATCTCAGAGCGTAAACCTCTACCTGGAAGAGTAGGCATGATGACTGGTGCTGCACCTCCTCCGCCCCATGTCATGTCCAAGATGGAAGAGCTTGGTTTTCACATTACTCATGCTTATGGCCTTACTGAAACATACGGTCCAGCAACTGTTTGCACTTGGAAACCTGAGTGGGATGCATTACCTTTGGAAGAAAGAGTGAGGCTTAAGGCTCGCCAGGGACTTCATCACATTGGAATGGAGGAGGTTGATGTAAAAGATCCAGCCACGATGAAAAGCCTTCCTGCTGACGGCAAGACAATTGGTGAAGTGATGTTTCGGGGAAACACAGTGATGAACGGGTACTGCAAGGATCTAAAGGCAACAATGGAGGCAATGAGTGGAGGATGGTACCATAGTGGTGACCTCGGAGTCAGACAACCAGATGGCTATATCCAACTCAAGGACCGTTCAAAAGATATCATCATCTCAGGCGGCGAGAACATAAGCTCGATTGAGGTAGAATCCGTGCTTTTCAGCCACCCTGCAGTCCTCGAGGCAGCAGTAGTAGCAAGGCCAGATGACTACTGGGGTGAGACCCCTTGTGCTTTCGTCAAGCTGAAGGATGATGTTAACATTACTGCAGAGGAAATCATAAAGTTTTGTCGTGCTCGGTTGCCTCATTACATGGCTCCTCGAACTGTCGTATTCGAAGATCTCCCCAAGACCTCTACAGGCAAAACTCAAAAGTTTCTGTTGAGGGAGAAGGCTAAGGCCATGGGAACCATATTTTGGAAAGGAGGAAGCAAGCTTTAA